From the Kallotenue papyrolyticum genome, the window GGTGGCCCTGGCGCGCGAGACGCGGCCCGATATCGCGATCCTGGACATCAAAATGCCGAATCGCGATGGCATCAGCGCTGCTGAAGAGATCAGCCGGGAGCTGGAGCTGCCGATAGTGATGCTCACGGCCTACAGCGAGCGCGCGTTGGCCTTGCGTGCCGCTGAAGCGGGTGCGCTGGCCTACCTGCTCAAGCCGGCGACGATCGAGGAGCTGCAGGCGGCGCTCAATCTGGCCATGGCGCGGCACCGTGATCGCGAACAGTTGCGCAGCGAGGTTGAGCGCCTGGAGGAAACGCTCCACGAGCGCGAGTTGATCGATCGCGCCAAGGCGATCCTGATGGAGCGCGTCGGCCTGAGCGAGAACGAAGCCTATTCGCGCATGCGGCAGCGCGCGCGTGAAAAGCGCGTCAAGATGGTGCAGATCGCGCAAACGATCATTGCCGCCGAGGAGTTTCTGGCGAGCTGAGGTACGCACAGCAGCGGTGTGGGGATAGGGGATCAGCCGGCAGGCGATCCCTGTTTTTGTATTTGACGGTCGGGACCTCTCAGGCGCGGCCGTGGCGGTGGATGGTCGGCGATGTAGTCGCGCAGAAAGTCGCGAAACGCGCGCGTCGCGGCGGGCAAGTACCGTTCGGCATGCCAGACCAGTTCGATCATCCAGGTCAGTTCGTCGCGCAGCGGCACGATCGCCGGACGGAGGCGGCCCCAATCGTGCAACGCCAGCGCCGGCAGCAGCGACACGCCCAGCCCGGCGGCCACCAGCCCGCGCACGGTTGCCAGATCGCCGCCTTCGACGGCCACTGCCGGCAGAAAACCCTGTTGCTGGCAGGCGGCCTCGATCACCCCGCGCAGCCCGGAGCCGCGCCGCACCAGCACAAAAGGCTCATCGGCCAGCTCGGCCAGCGCCAGCGTCTCGGCAGCGGCCAGCCGATGCTCAGGCGGCAGCGCAACGTAGAGCGGCTCAACCAGCAGGGGCAGGTAGGCCAGCCGGTCGTCGGCGCGGCGATAGGGCAGGGCCGTCGCGATGCACAACTCAACCTCGCCTGCCTCCAGCCACTGCAGGGTCTCTAAGGTGGTGCTCTGGCGCAGCGTGAACTGCACACCGGGATAGCGGGCACGAAAAGCGGCCAGCGCTTCGGGCAACAGATCGGCGCCTACGGCGGGCAGAAAGGCCATGCGCACGTGGCCATGCTCGGGCCCCAGCAGATCGCGCACCGCCTGGCGGCCGGCCTCGAACTGGTTGAAGCCGCGCTCGACATATTCGAGAAAGGTGCGGCCCACGGCCGTCAGGCGCATGCCGCGCCGCGTGCGATCGAAGAGTGGAGCGCCCAGCTCCTCTTCCAGCTTCTGGATCTGGCGACTCAGCGATGGCTGCGTGGTGAAGAGCCGCCGTGCGGCGCGTGTGGCATTGCCCTCCTGCGCTACCGCCAGAAAGTACTCAAGTTGCCGCAGTTCCACGTGGCTTGCCTGTTTGCGCTTGGCTGCGCATCATTATAACGCATCTGCATCGGCGCAGTGCAGACGAAGCATGTTATAATACACGTGTAGCTCCCGCAGCGGAGACACGAGGGCAGGTATGGCAGGACTACAGGTGCCAGAGCGACGCTGGGACGAGCTCGAACGGCGCGGCTTGATCCGGCGCTTTGTCAAGGGCGGCACGATCTACATGCCGGATGAGCCGGCGGTGGAGCTCTACCTGATCAAAGAAGGTCGGGTCGCACTAAACCTGTTATCCTCCGAAGGCCGCACCCTGACGGTGCGCGCCGTTAAAAATGGCGAGCTCTTTGGCCACGCCGCCCTGCTCTCCGACGGCGCCTACGATACCTTTGCGCAGGCCCTGCGCCCGACGACGGTAGCCGCTATCCGCCGCGACGAGCTTGAGGCGCTGATGGCCGAGCGGCCGGCGTTGGCCCTGGCGCTGATGGACGATCTGGGCCGCCATTCACAGGCGCTCAGCCGGCGGCTGGAGACGGTGGCCTTCAAATCGGTGCCGGCGCGGCTGGCAGCGCTGTTGCTGGAGCTGGCCCAGCCGGGGCGTGGCGGCGAGCCGGCGACGACCGGGCGGTGGACGCACCAGGAGCTGGCCGACATGATCAACGCCTACCGCGAAACGACAACCAAAGTGCTCAACCAGTTCCGCGCCGCGCAGTTGATCGATGTCGATCGCAAAGGCGTCCGGCTGCTGGACGTCACCCGCCTGCGCGAGGTGGCCCAGCACTGAGCCGCTGCCAGGTGGGCGTACGAGCTGCCCGGGCGCGCGGCCATGCGCCAGGCTGGCGGCCGGCGCTCAGACAAGTCGTGCGCTGCGCCTGTACGCGGCATACGCCGCGGCCGCCCCTATGATCAAGCCATGCAAAGCGGTACCAAGCGCATCTATGTCTGCCATGGCCCTACGTGTGTACGGCAGGTACGCCCGGTCTGGCAGGCGCTGTTGGACGAAATCCGGCTCTGCCGGCTGGCTGACCGCTGCGAGCTGATCGTCAGTGGCTGTCAGGGCCGTTGCGAGGATGGTCCGAACATC encodes:
- a CDS encoding (2Fe-2S) ferredoxin domain-containing protein translates to MQSGTKRIYVCHGPTCVRQVRPVWQALLDEIRLCRLADRCELIVSGCQGRCEDGPNINVYPNLTKYAHVTPEQGREIVRRHIAQDQPVTACLYHEAW
- a CDS encoding LysR family transcriptional regulator yields the protein MELRQLEYFLAVAQEGNATRAARRLFTTQPSLSRQIQKLEEELGAPLFDRTRRGMRLTAVGRTFLEYVERGFNQFEAGRQAVRDLLGPEHGHVRMAFLPAVGADLLPEALAAFRARYPGVQFTLRQSTTLETLQWLEAGEVELCIATALPYRRADDRLAYLPLLVEPLYVALPPEHRLAAAETLALAELADEPFVLVRRGSGLRGVIEAACQQQGFLPAVAVEGGDLATVRGLVAAGLGVSLLPALALHDWGRLRPAIVPLRDELTWMIELVWHAERYLPAATRAFRDFLRDYIADHPPPRPRLRGPDRQIQKQGSPAG
- a CDS encoding Crp/Fnr family transcriptional regulator, with product MAGLQVPERRWDELERRGLIRRFVKGGTIYMPDEPAVELYLIKEGRVALNLLSSEGRTLTVRAVKNGELFGHAALLSDGAYDTFAQALRPTTVAAIRRDELEALMAERPALALALMDDLGRHSQALSRRLETVAFKSVPARLAALLLELAQPGRGGEPATTGRWTHQELADMINAYRETTTKVLNQFRAAQLIDVDRKGVRLLDVTRLREVAQH
- a CDS encoding ANTAR domain-containing response regulator, which produces MANQLRVLIAEDDPLVSVTLSDQLAELGHHVVAVASDGAEAVALARETRPDIAILDIKMPNRDGISAAEEISRELELPIVMLTAYSERALALRAAEAGALAYLLKPATIEELQAALNLAMARHRDREQLRSEVERLEETLHERELIDRAKAILMERVGLSENEAYSRMRQRAREKRVKMVQIAQTIIAAEEFLAS